One Papaver somniferum cultivar HN1 unplaced genomic scaffold, ASM357369v1 unplaced-scaffold_76, whole genome shotgun sequence genomic window carries:
- the LOC113344301 gene encoding putative F-box protein At1g33020 isoform X2, which yields MDNFNTLPTEIILDILIRLPVESVLNCKLISNTWKNHIHHPSFGKMHASCHLNHNADDYALKFITPKEEEKHRHTSEGARCNHVCARGFMFDR from the exons ATGGATAATTTCAACACTCTCCCAACAGAGATTATATTGGACATTCTCATCCGTTTACCCGTTGAATCAGTTCTAAACTGCAAGTTAATTTCCAACACATGGAAAAATCATATTCATCATCCATCGTTTGGTAAGATGCACGCAAGTTGTCATCTCAATCATAATGCCGATGATTATG CTCTTAAATTCATTACGCCAAAAGAGGAAGAAAAACACAG ACATACCTCAGAAGGAGCAAGATGCAATCATGTATGTGCTCGTGGATTTATGTTCGACAG GTAA
- the LOC113344301 gene encoding putative F-box protein At1g33020 isoform X1, translating to MDNFNTLPTEIILDILIRLPVESVLNCKLISNTWKNHIHHPSFGKMHASCHLNHNADDYALKFITPKEEEKHRHTSEGARCNHVCARGFMFDRLVFSYHSL from the exons ATGGATAATTTCAACACTCTCCCAACAGAGATTATATTGGACATTCTCATCCGTTTACCCGTTGAATCAGTTCTAAACTGCAAGTTAATTTCCAACACATGGAAAAATCATATTCATCATCCATCGTTTGGTAAGATGCACGCAAGTTGTCATCTCAATCATAATGCCGATGATTATG CTCTTAAATTCATTACGCCAAAAGAGGAAGAAAAACACAG ACATACCTCAGAAGGAGCAAGATGCAATCATGTATGTGCTCGTGGATTTATGTTCGACAG gcTTGTTTTTTCCTACCATTCTCTCTGA
- the LOC113344354 gene encoding uncharacterized protein LOC113344354, whose product MTQFHCFEYIENHGTPISNTISNIRRIRKLSPFEHNAILGSVNGLICLSDLINRFCICNPRTREYIVLPKRTGESGWYYNWVGFGYLPSADQYKVVVVNELKKEPKYIEIMVYTVGSGNGWRNIGKFNRIFNYVSPEHGIFADGALHWKDHGDIVWVFDLADEKFCAKNNHSKYLKINNYNPKACTWKTLVDFKRQFCQVFAHSITLVSLRGLGEGARIFKKRKRRD is encoded by the coding sequence ATGACACAGTTTCACTGTTTTGAATATATTGAGAATCATGGGACACCCATTAGTAACACCATTAGTAACATAAGAAGGATCAGAAAACTTTCTCCGTTTGAGCATAATGCGATTCTCGGTTCTGTTAATGGTTTGATATGTCTTAGTGATTTGATAAATAGGTTTTGTATCTGTAACCCTAGGACTAGAGAGTATATTGTACTTCCTAAACGTACTGGAGAGTCCGGATGGTATTACAACTGGGTTGGATTTGGTTACCTACCTTCAGCCGATCAGTACAAAGTTGTAGTAGTGAATGAGCTAAAGAAAGAACCCAAATATATAGAGATCATGGTGTATACTGTGGGCAGTGGCAACGGTTGGCGCAACATTGGAAAATTCAATCGTATATTTAACTATGTTAGTCCAGAACATGGTATCTTTGCGGACGGAGCTCTTCATTGGAAGGATCACGGAGATATAGTTTGGGTTTTCGATTTGGCTGATGAAAAATTTTGTGCAAAAAATAATCACTCGAAGTATCTTAAGATTAATAATTACAACCCAAAAGCTTGTACCTGGAAAACACTGGTGGATTTTAAGAGACAGTTTTGTCAAGTGTTCGCTCACAGCATTACATTAGTTTCATTGAGAGGACTAGGAGAAGGTGCAAGAATATTTAAGAAGCGAAAACGCCGTGACTAG